One window of Candidatus Binatus sp. genomic DNA carries:
- a CDS encoding glycosyltransferase family 4 protein: protein MDGSYRVACLVSHPIQYQAPLFRHLAAHPGIDLTVFFLSDLSIHAYRDSGFGVSVKWDVPLLDGYRHDFLPRLGSGNELSFWRPWTFGLRARLRRGRFDALWVHGYAHRGCLAGIAAAKSLGIPVMLRGDSNLLDETDHALKLGLKRIAMPALLRTIDGMLAIGRLNRDYYLHYGVEAGRIFPMPYAVDNEFFRAAAEQARPRRERLRAELGLHPGRAVILFASKMQPHKRAGDLLEAYARMSPGPAAEPAACLVFAGDGEERAQLERRARSLKWDSIRFIGFRNQSELPALYDLCDVFVLPSEREPWGLVINEVMNAGKPVVVSDRVGAGPDLVEDGVNGFVFPARDVAALADRLRKLIDNPEHRAAMGARSLEKVAQLGFDADRDGLLAALAAVTGRRQLAA from the coding sequence ATGGATGGCAGCTACCGCGTTGCGTGCCTGGTCAGTCATCCGATCCAGTACCAGGCGCCGCTGTTCCGTCATCTGGCGGCGCATCCGGGGATCGATCTGACGGTTTTTTTCCTGAGCGATCTCTCGATCCACGCCTATCGCGATTCGGGCTTTGGCGTGAGCGTGAAATGGGACGTGCCGCTGCTCGACGGCTACCGCCATGATTTTCTGCCGCGCCTGGGTTCGGGAAACGAGCTTTCGTTCTGGCGGCCGTGGACGTTCGGTCTGCGCGCGAGGCTTCGACGCGGGCGATTCGACGCGTTGTGGGTGCACGGCTACGCGCATCGCGGATGTCTGGCAGGAATCGCGGCGGCGAAGTCGCTGGGCATCCCGGTAATGCTGCGCGGCGACTCGAATCTGCTTGACGAGACCGATCACGCGCTGAAGCTGGGCCTCAAGCGCATCGCGATGCCGGCGCTGCTGCGGACCATCGACGGCATGCTCGCGATCGGGCGCCTCAATCGCGATTACTATCTTCATTACGGCGTCGAAGCGGGCCGAATTTTCCCGATGCCTTACGCGGTGGACAACGAATTTTTTCGCGCCGCGGCGGAGCAAGCGCGGCCGCGCCGCGAACGGCTGCGCGCCGAGCTTGGATTGCATCCGGGGCGCGCGGTGATTCTGTTCGCTTCCAAGATGCAGCCGCACAAGCGCGCCGGCGACCTGCTCGAGGCCTACGCGCGCATGTCGCCCGGCCCAGCCGCCGAGCCCGCGGCCTGCCTGGTCTTCGCCGGCGACGGCGAGGAGCGGGCCCAGCTCGAACGCCGCGCGCGCTCTCTGAAGTGGGACTCGATCCGCTTCATCGGCTTCAGGAACCAATCCGAGCTTCCCGCCTTGTACGACCTTTGCGACGTATTCGTGCTCCCCTCCGAGCGCGAGCCGTGGGGGCTGGTGATCAACGAGGTGATGAACGCGGGCAAGCCGGTCGTGGTGAGCGATCGCGTCGGCGCGGGGCCGGATTTGGTCGAGGACGGCGTCAATGGATTCGTGTTTCCGGCGCGCGACGTCGCGGCACTCGCGGACAGGCTGCGAAAGTTGATCGACAACCCCGAGCATCGCGCCGCGATGGGCGCGCGCTCTCTGGAAAAAGTCGCGCAGCTTGGTTTCGATGCGGATCGAGACGGCTTGCTCGCCGCGCTCGCCGCCGTGACCGGTCGCAGACAGTTGGCAGCATAA